A window from Leguminivora glycinivorella isolate SPB_JAAS2020 chromosome 16, LegGlyc_1.1, whole genome shotgun sequence encodes these proteins:
- the LOC125234422 gene encoding uncharacterized protein LOC125234422 → MALRILQTNLNHCARAQDLLFQSLAQWMINVAVVAEPYTIPPRDDWLGDDDKSVALVTRAAAGGPPPPSGAFKGKGYVGALYGGIWFVAVYFSPNRSLADFEQFLYEVGARVGQLSPRPVIVAGDFNAKSTAWGSPATDARGATLEEWAVASGLAVINQGTANTCVRQQGGSIVDITFASAPLARRVQGWEVLVGVETLSDHRYIRFDVTPSQTQNNPQRTGPAESGPRWALTKLDRELLKEAAIVQAWLPTPEGALEVEEEASWLRRP, encoded by the coding sequence ATGGCCCTACGGATTCTACAGACGAATCTCAACCACTGTGCTAGGGCTCAGGATCTCTTGTTCCAGTCCCTGGCACAGTGGATGATAAATGTCGCAGTAGTGGCAGAGCCGTACACGATCCCTCCCCGTGACGATTGGTTGGGAGACGACGACAAGAGCGTGGCACTAGTGACACGGGCGGCGGCGGGTGGTCCACCGCCGCCTTCCGGTGCCTTCAAAGGAAAGGGCTACGTGGGAGCGCTCTACGGGGGGATTTGGTTCGTGGCGGTGTACTTTTCGCCAAACCGCTCCTTGGCTGACTTCGAGCAATTCCTGTACGAGGTGGGGGCTCGGGTCGGCCAGCTTTCCCCGCGCCCGGTAATTGTTGCCGGAGACTTCAATGCCAAGTCCACGGCTTGGGGCTCTCCGGCCACAGATGCGCGAGGCGCAACCCTGGAGGAGTGGGCGGTCGCGTCAGGGCTGGCAGTTATTAACCAGGGCACGGCTAACACGTGCGTGCGACAACAGGGGGGCTCCATCGTGGACATAACTTTCGCGAGTGCTCCCCTGGCGCGCCGTGTTCAGGGGTGGGAAGTCTTGGTGGGGGTGGAAACCCTATCGGATCACCGGTACATCAGGTTCGATGTGACACCCTCCCAGACCCAGAACAACCCACAGCGTACTGGCCCAGCCGAGAGCGGCCCGAGATGGGCATTGACAAAACTCGACCGCGAGCTGCTAAAGGAGGCGGCCATTGTGCAGGCTTGGCTGCCCACGCCGGAAGGAGCGTTGGAGGTGGAGGAGGAAGCCTCTTGGCTCCGGAGGCCATGA